In Thunnus albacares chromosome 10, fThuAlb1.1, whole genome shotgun sequence, a single window of DNA contains:
- the LOC122990185 gene encoding histone RNA hairpin-binding protein isoform X1: MSDWIRGRRRGAHSSENENRSQGPSRWSHCRKRGIDGSLRSSRDGGCRENDGNTDSRDRHSDSRHASFTTPESRGPVSRCGGQADWGSQVEDDEMRRDVHRDMQRYRRRILGAEVTQRERKTSSGSSGSCDSREGETMETDEAVLVRRQKQINYGKNTLAYDRYTKEVPKHMRQPGVHPKTPNKFRKYSRRSWDQQIKLWKVKLHAWDPPAEEGQDKVLDNIDELGLDDVMDIELDFPTLSDSQNAMASLNTHNLSLEGEDSSGTPVKVQKTEPTTEPDMA, from the exons ATGTCTGACTGGATCAGAGGCAGACGACGTGGTGCTCACAGCAGCGAAAATGAAAACAG GAGCCAAGGCCCTTCACGATGGTCCCACTGCAGGAAAAGAGGAATTGATGGAAGCCTGCGGTCAAGTAGAGATGGTGGTTGTCGGGAAAACGATGGGaacactgacagcagagacagacactCCGACAGCAGACATGCCAG TTTCACGACTCCAGAAAGCAGAGGCCCGGTGTCTCGTTGTGGTGGACAGGCTGACTGGGGCAGCCAGGTGGAGGATGATGAGATGAGAAGGGATGTACACAGAGACATGCAGCG TTACAGGAGGAGGATACTGGGTGCAGAGGtcacccagagagagagaaagacctCCTCTGGCTCCTCTGGGAG ctgtgACTCCAGAGAGGGAGAAACCATGGAGACTGATGAGGCTGTGTTGGTACggagacagaaacagatcaACTATGGCAAGAATACACTGGCCTATGACCGATACACCAAGGAAGTTCCTAA ACACATGCGTCAGCCGGGTGTTCATCCAAAGACTCCTAATAAGTTCAGGAAGTACAGTCGGCGCTCCTGGGACCAGCAGATCAAACTGTGGAAGGTCAAACTGCACGCCTGGGACCCCCCTGCAGAGGAGGGCCAAGACAAAGTCCTTGATAACAT TGATGAGCTGGGTCTCGATGACGTGATGGACATTGAGCTGGACTTCCCAACCTTGTCAGACTCCCAGAATGCCATGGCCTCTCTCAACACGCACAACCTTTCACTGGAG GGTGAAGACTCTTCGGGAACTCCAGTTAAAGTACAGAAGACAGAACCCACAACGGAGCCTGACATGGCATAG
- the LOC122990185 gene encoding histone RNA hairpin-binding protein isoform X2 translates to MSDWIRGRRRGAHSSENENRSQGPSRWSHCRKRGIDGSLRSSRDGGCRENDGNTDSRDRHSDSRHASFTTPESRGPVSRCGGQADWGSQVEDDEMRRDVHRDMQRRRILGAEVTQRERKTSSGSSGSCDSREGETMETDEAVLVRRQKQINYGKNTLAYDRYTKEVPKHMRQPGVHPKTPNKFRKYSRRSWDQQIKLWKVKLHAWDPPAEEGQDKVLDNIDELGLDDVMDIELDFPTLSDSQNAMASLNTHNLSLEGEDSSGTPVKVQKTEPTTEPDMA, encoded by the exons ATGTCTGACTGGATCAGAGGCAGACGACGTGGTGCTCACAGCAGCGAAAATGAAAACAG GAGCCAAGGCCCTTCACGATGGTCCCACTGCAGGAAAAGAGGAATTGATGGAAGCCTGCGGTCAAGTAGAGATGGTGGTTGTCGGGAAAACGATGGGaacactgacagcagagacagacactCCGACAGCAGACATGCCAG TTTCACGACTCCAGAAAGCAGAGGCCCGGTGTCTCGTTGTGGTGGACAGGCTGACTGGGGCAGCCAGGTGGAGGATGATGAGATGAGAAGGGATGTACACAGAGACATGCAGCG GAGGAGGATACTGGGTGCAGAGGtcacccagagagagagaaagacctCCTCTGGCTCCTCTGGGAG ctgtgACTCCAGAGAGGGAGAAACCATGGAGACTGATGAGGCTGTGTTGGTACggagacagaaacagatcaACTATGGCAAGAATACACTGGCCTATGACCGATACACCAAGGAAGTTCCTAA ACACATGCGTCAGCCGGGTGTTCATCCAAAGACTCCTAATAAGTTCAGGAAGTACAGTCGGCGCTCCTGGGACCAGCAGATCAAACTGTGGAAGGTCAAACTGCACGCCTGGGACCCCCCTGCAGAGGAGGGCCAAGACAAAGTCCTTGATAACAT TGATGAGCTGGGTCTCGATGACGTGATGGACATTGAGCTGGACTTCCCAACCTTGTCAGACTCCCAGAATGCCATGGCCTCTCTCAACACGCACAACCTTTCACTGGAG GGTGAAGACTCTTCGGGAACTCCAGTTAAAGTACAGAAGACAGAACCCACAACGGAGCCTGACATGGCATAG
- the LOC122990185 gene encoding histone RNA hairpin-binding protein isoform X3, giving the protein MVHLVCRSQGPSRWSHCRKRGIDGSLRSSRDGGCRENDGNTDSRDRHSDSRHASFTTPESRGPVSRCGGQADWGSQVEDDEMRRDVHRDMQRYRRRILGAEVTQRERKTSSGSSGSCDSREGETMETDEAVLVRRQKQINYGKNTLAYDRYTKEVPKHMRQPGVHPKTPNKFRKYSRRSWDQQIKLWKVKLHAWDPPAEEGQDKVLDNIDELGLDDVMDIELDFPTLSDSQNAMASLNTHNLSLEGEDSSGTPVKVQKTEPTTEPDMA; this is encoded by the exons ATGGTGCATCTAGTCTGCAG GAGCCAAGGCCCTTCACGATGGTCCCACTGCAGGAAAAGAGGAATTGATGGAAGCCTGCGGTCAAGTAGAGATGGTGGTTGTCGGGAAAACGATGGGaacactgacagcagagacagacactCCGACAGCAGACATGCCAG TTTCACGACTCCAGAAAGCAGAGGCCCGGTGTCTCGTTGTGGTGGACAGGCTGACTGGGGCAGCCAGGTGGAGGATGATGAGATGAGAAGGGATGTACACAGAGACATGCAGCG TTACAGGAGGAGGATACTGGGTGCAGAGGtcacccagagagagagaaagacctCCTCTGGCTCCTCTGGGAG ctgtgACTCCAGAGAGGGAGAAACCATGGAGACTGATGAGGCTGTGTTGGTACggagacagaaacagatcaACTATGGCAAGAATACACTGGCCTATGACCGATACACCAAGGAAGTTCCTAA ACACATGCGTCAGCCGGGTGTTCATCCAAAGACTCCTAATAAGTTCAGGAAGTACAGTCGGCGCTCCTGGGACCAGCAGATCAAACTGTGGAAGGTCAAACTGCACGCCTGGGACCCCCCTGCAGAGGAGGGCCAAGACAAAGTCCTTGATAACAT TGATGAGCTGGGTCTCGATGACGTGATGGACATTGAGCTGGACTTCCCAACCTTGTCAGACTCCCAGAATGCCATGGCCTCTCTCAACACGCACAACCTTTCACTGGAG GGTGAAGACTCTTCGGGAACTCCAGTTAAAGTACAGAAGACAGAACCCACAACGGAGCCTGACATGGCATAG